In Oryza sativa Japonica Group chromosome 3, ASM3414082v1, one DNA window encodes the following:
- the LOC107276291 gene encoding putative cyclin-F3-1, protein MESKRNNRLHPTPPRMTKPRTRSVARMEAAAAAAAEEEAGNPDGVEGAAVAAVAPEAAAEGPSEPNAGEASREPDAGQASREPGAAGPSREPDVAGPSREPDAAGPSREPGAAGGSREPGAAGGSRQPVPDAAQLAVVPYVEDIDRYLRSLEAEQTRRPMINYVQEIQGGIINMDVRGILVDWMADVAYVFNLQEETLHHAVSYVDRFLSKIAFPGDKLKLLGTTALFVASKYEEIHPPHVRNFSAVTVNTYTTQQVSKMELDILRFLNFDVGSPTVITFLRKFLTSCCGGNNSSNRKLELMCNYLAELSLLDDYYIRFLPSIVAAACLFVGKFTLNPNTRPWNLSVQRNTGYKVSDIEDCIHAIHDLQAGRKWSNLKAVRIKYKDDEFGSVSTITPPENIKVCFLKDLKYANS, encoded by the exons ATGGAGAGCAAG CGGAATAACCGTCTccaccccacgccgccgcggatGACGAAGCCGAGGACGAGGTCGGTGGCCAGgatggaggccgcggcggcggctgcggcggaggaggaggcggggaatCCCGACGGCGTGGAGggcgcggccgtcgccgccgttgcgcCCGAAGCCGCCGCCGAAGGTCCGAGTGAGCCGAACGCAGGTGAAGCTTCGAGGGAGCCGGACGCGGGTCAAGCTTCGAGGGAGCCGGGCGCCGCTGGACCTTCGAGGGAGCCGGACGTTGCTGGACCATCGAGGGAGCCGGACGCCGCTGGACCTTCAAGGGAGCCGGGCGCCGCTGGAGGTTCGAGGGAGCCGGGTGCGGCCGGAGGTTCGAGGCAGCCGGTCCCCGACGCGGCGCAGTTGGcggtggtgccgtacgttgagGACATCGACCGGTACCTCCGGTCTCTCGAG GCTGAGCAAACAAGGAGGCCGATGATTAACTATGTTCAGGAGATACAAGGAGGCATCATCAATATGGATGTGAGGGGGATCCTAGTGGACTGGATGGCAGATGTGGCTTATGTGTTCAATCTTCAGGAAGAGACACTTCACCATGCGGTTTCATATGTTGACCGCTTCCTTTCAAAAATTGCCTTTCCTGGGGACAAGCTGAAACTGCTTGGTACCACTGCACTGTTTGTTGCTTC GAAGTATGAAGAAATTCACCCTCCTCATGTAAGGAACTTCAGTGCCGTTACTGTTAACACTTACACCACGCAGCAG GTGTCTAAGATGGAGTTGGACATACTGAGATTTCTGAACTTTGATGTGGGGAGTCCCACTGTAATAACTTTTCTACG GAAATTCTTAACTTCTTGTTGTGGAGGTAAT AATTCAAGTAACAGAAAACTGGAGCTGATGTGTAACTATCTTGCGGAATTGAGCTTGTTAGACGATTACTACATAAGGTTTCTTCCATCGATTGTTGCTGCTGCCTGCCTGTTTGTTGGCAAGTTCACACTCAACCCGAACACTCGTCCTTGG AACTTGTCGGTTCAACGCAACACAGGCTACAAGGTCTCTGATATCGAAGATTGTATTCATGCCATACATGATTTGCAAGCGGGCAGAAAGTGGTCGAACCTCAAAGCCGTCAGAATCAAGTATAAGGACGACGAG
- the LOC4332013 gene encoding putative pentatricopeptide repeat-containing protein At1g02420 — protein sequence MPPKPERRLFQYVSKPRRPAREPAPAPEVCGGGGEEVVASDADADAVYRMVTAAPTPSAMESALSASGVAISAPLLDLVLRRFRFAHGDPLRALSLLSLALDRHGVAPSPFALDTALYVLGRARRFAHMWDLLRSSRRLVPDAVTPRTAMVVLGRVAKVCSVRETVDSFRRLSRMLRGRGDDQEGQLFNALLRTLCQEKSMSDARNVYHALKYEFKVNRQTFNILLSGWKSAEDAEAFVAEMRELGVEPDLVTYNSLIDCHCKNRGVENAYKLLDEMREKDISPDVITYTSLIGGLGLIGQPDKAKHLLKEMHELGCYPDVPAYNTAIRNFVIAKRLGDAFALMEEMASKGLMPNATTYNLFFRCYYWAYDIGSAWQLYERMRSEGCFPNTQSCMFIVRLCHRHGRVAQALELWSDMVNNGFGSFTLVSDVLFDLLCDEGKLDEAERCFHQMIELGQKPSNVAFRRIKILMQLANREESIARLTAQMAQFGRLAPEDCRRVDHTLQSTHQSSDRTDTDTIVKHSNTFESRR from the coding sequence ATGCCGCCCAAGCCAGAGCGGCGGCTGTTCCAGTACGTGAGCAAGCCGCGCAGGCCGGCGCGGGAGCCTGCGCCGGCGCCCGaggtctgcggcggcggcggcgaagaggtgGTCGCGTCCGACGCGGATGCCGACGCCGTGTACCGGATGGTCACGGCGGCGCCCACGCCGTCGGCGATGGAGTCCGCGCTGTCCGCGTCGGGCGTCGCGATCTCCGCGCCGCTCCTCGACCTCGTGCTGCGGAGGTTCCGGTTCGCGCACGGGGACCCGCTCCGCGCGCTGTCGCTCCTCTCCCTCGCGCTCGACCGCCACGGCGTCGCCCCGTCCCCCTTCGCGCTCGACACCGCGCTCTACGTGCTCGGCCGGGCGCGCCGGTTCGCGCACATGTGGGACCTGCTGCGatcctcccgccgcctcgtcccGGACGCCGTCACGCCGCGCACCGCCATGGTCGTCCTCGGCCGCGTCGCCAAGGTCTGCTCCGTCCGCGAGACCGTCGACTCCTTCCGCCGCCTCTCGCGGATGTTGAGGGGCCGCGGGGACGACCAGGAGGGCCAACTCTTCAACGCGCTGCTCCGCACGCTGTGCCAGGAGAAGAGCATGTCCGACGCGCGCAACGTCTACCACGCGCTCAAGTACGAGTTCAAGGTGAACCGCCAGACATTCAACATCCTGCTCTCCGGGTGGAAGTCAGCCGAGGACGCGGAGGCGTTCGTCGCCGAGATGCGGGAGCTCGGCGTGGAGCCAGACCTGGTGACTTACAACAGTTTGATTGATTGTCACTGCAAGAACCGGGGCGTGGAGAATGCCTACAAGCTGCTCGACGAAATGCGGGAGAAGGACATTTCTCCCGATGTGATCACTTACACGAGCTTGATCGGCGGGCTGGGGTTGATTGGCCAGCCAGACAAGGCAAAGCACTTGCTGAAGGAGATGCATGAGCTTGGATGCTACCCCGATGTACCTGCATACAACACGGCGATACGGAACTTTGTGATAGCAAAGAGGCTTGGTGATGCGTTTGCATTGATGGAAGAAATGGCCTCGAAGGGACTCATGCCAAATGCCACAACCTATAACCTTTTCTTCCGTTGCTATTATTGGGCATACGACATTGGCAGTGCTTGGCAGTTGTATGAGCGGATGCGTTCTGAAGGATGCTTCCCGAACACCCAGTCTTGCATGTTTATTGTGAGGTTATGTCATAGGCATGGGAGGGTTGCACAAGCACTAGAGCTGTGGAGTGATATGGTCAATAATGGGTTTGGGTCATTCACCTTGGTGTCTGATGTGTTGTTTGATCTGTTATGTGATGAAGGGAAGCTGGATGAGGCTGAGAGGTGCTTCCATCAAATGATTGAGTTAGGGCAGAAGCCGAGCAATGTTGCATTTAGAAGGATAAAGATACTCATGCAGCTTGCCAACCGTGAAGAATCTATTGCCAGATTAACTGCTCAAATGGCACAGTTTGGACGGTTGGCGCCTGAGGATTGCCGAAGAGTTGATCATACCTTGCAGAGCACACATCAAAGTAGTGATAGAACTGACACTGACACTATAGTGAAACACAGCAACACATTTGAATCACGACGATGA